Genomic segment of Xanthomonas sp. DAR 35659:
TCGTCGATGTCGATGCGATAGGCGTCGACGGTGACGTACAGCGCATCGACCGGCTGCAGCACCAGGCCCAGGCCGTAGTTCTTCGACTTCTCCGCCTTCAGCGGCTCGGCGCCGAGCGCGACCGCGGCCGGGTTGTCGGTGCGGAAGGTGCCGATCTCGAACGGGGTGGCGGCGATGCTGCCGTCGGGCTGGGTGACGTTGATGAAGTTGGTGGCGATGGACTGGAAGTACTGCTGCTGCAGCGACGGCGCGCGGAAGCCGGTGGAGGCGGTGGCGCGCAGCGCGACCTTGTCGGTGAAGGCGTAGCGCAGCGACAGCTTGCCGGTGCCGGTATCGCCGAAGTCGCTGTAGTTCTCGTAGCGCCCGGCCAGGCCGGCGGAGAACTTGTCGGTGATGTCGCCTTCCAGATCGAGGTAGGCCGAGTAGCTGTTGCGGTCGTAGTGACCCGAGTCGCTGGGCTTGAAGCCGGCGAACACCTGCGCGCCCGGCAGCAGGGTGCCGTTGGCCGAGGGCACGCCGCCGTTGACGTAGGAGGCCACCTCGCCCGGCGATTCGTTGAACTTCTCGCCGCGCCATTCGCTGCCGAAGGCCAGCGTCACCGGATAGGCCAGGCCGATATCCAGCGACTTGCTGAAGTCGGCGTTGAGCACGTTCTGGGTGACTTCCAGCGTGCCGGCGTAGAAGTCGGTCGGGCTGGCCAGGCCCAGGCTGTTGTTGAGGCTGTTCTTGACCTCGAAGCTGAGGTTGTTGCGGCCGTAGTTGTAGCTGATGTCGATGGCCAGGCCGCCTTCGGTGCTGGCCTTGAAGCCGCCGACCCAGGACACGTCCTTGCTGACGTTGTAGATCTGCGGTAGGAAGCCGTCGGGGTAGAGTTCGGGGCGGTTGCGGTTGTCGCCGGACCAGCGGAAGTAGCCGTTGGAGAGCACTTCGCGGCGGCTGAGCATGCCGTAGGAATAGAAGGTCAGGTATTCGGCCGGGCTGTACTGGCCGTTGTAGGAGAACGCACCCTGGTCCACGTCCGGGTCGCCGTAGCGTTGCTGCACTTCGCCCAGGTACGGCTTGGCGCGATCGGTCTGGTCCTGGTGGCCGCCCTGCGCGGCGAAGTGCACGGCGCCGTTCTCGCCGAACTTGACCCCGGCGTCGCCGGACAGTTGGTACTGCTCGCCGTCGCCGGCGCTGTACTTGCCGTAGCGTGCGGCGATGCTGCCG
This window contains:
- a CDS encoding TonB-dependent receptor plug domain-containing protein, with amino-acid sequence MPRTFSPLATAIAIVLTTSALPALAQSDASNSARTLDTVIVTGTRVADRTVAESASPIDIIAPETLQATGTTELATALSRAVPSLNFPRPAITDGSDAVRPAQLRGLSPDQVLVLVNGKRYHTTALVNLNGAQGRGSSPADLNTIPIAAVERIEVLRDGASAQYGSDAIAGVINIVLKGSGSGGSIAARYGKYSAGDGEQYQLSGDAGVKFGENGAVHFAAQGGHQDQTDRAKPYLGEVQQRYGDPDVDQGAFSYNGQYSPAEYLTFYSYGMLSRREVLSNGYFRWSGDNRNRPELYPDGFLPQIYNVSKDVSWVGGFKASTEGGLAIDISYNYGRNNLSFEVKNSLNNSLGLASPTDFYAGTLEVTQNVLNADFSKSLDIGLAYPVTLAFGSEWRGEKFNESPGEVASYVNGGVPSANGTLLPGAQVFAGFKPSDSGHYDRNSYSAYLDLEGDITDKFSAGLAGRYENYSDFGDTGTGKLSLRYAFTDKVALRATASTGFRAPSLQQQYFQSIATNFINVTQPDGSIAATPFEIGTFRTDNPAAVALGAEPLKAEKSKNYGLGLVLQPVDALYVTVDAYRIDIDDRIVLSENLTSTAVRNYLQGNGYAGIGGGRYFTNAIDTKTQGVDAIGTYKIALSNSNLDLTAGYNYNKTEIEKIAENPAVLEAIDPTAVRIGRAEIGRITKGAPRDKFFLSSVWAPGNWAFTATATRWGEFTDFGTTPAADQTYAAKWTLDLAASYKLGNWDFTIGGDNVLDEYPDQSRAGAGTRTYLPYSTSSPFGFNGAFAYANVNYKW